The DNA window AGCGACAAGAAGGTCGCGGACGTCATGCAGCACGACGTCATCACGGTGTCGGAGAACACGGACCAGGAAGTGGTGAGCCAGCTCTTCACCGAGCACGGCTTCATGGCCCTCCCGGTGCTCGACGAGCAGAACCGGATGAAGGGTATCGTCACCGTCGACGACATCGTCGACGTCGTCCAGGAAGAGGCCACCGAGGACATCCAGAAGGTCGGCGGCATGGAGGCCCTCGAGGCCCCCTACTTCGAGGTGGGCTTCTTCGGCATGTTGAAGAAGCGCATCGGCTGGCTGCTCGTCCTCTTCCTCGGGCAGATGCTCACCGCCACGGCCATGGGCAGCTTCGAGAACGCCATCGAGCGCGCGGTGGTGCTCAGCCTCTTCGTGCCCCTCATCATCTCGTCGGGAGGCAACTCCGGCAGCCAGGCGTCCACGCTCATCATCCGCGCGCTCGCGCTGGGTGAGATGCGGTTGAAGGACTGGTGGCGCGTGGCCCGGCGCGAGGTGCTGTCCGGGCTGGTGCTGGGCATCGTCCTGGGCGCGGTGGGCCTGGGCCGCATCATGGTGTGGCAGTCGGTGTCCGGAGCCTATGGCGACCACGCCTTCCTGCTGGGCTGCGCGGTGGCCCTGTCCGTGGTGGGCGTGGTGACGTTCGGCACGCTGGCGGGCTCCATGCTGCCCCTGGTGCTGCGCCGCTTCGGCTTCGACCCCGCGAGCGCTTCAGCGCCCTTCGTCGCCACGCTGGTGGACGTCAGCGGCGTCGTCATCTACTTCAGCGTCGCCAGCATGCTGCTGCGCGGGACGTTGCTCTGAGCACGGCGGCACACGCCTCGTGCCGTGAGGGAGTCTGGCCATGATTCGCACCACCCTTCGGCGCACCCTCACCCTCGCGAGCCCTGAGTCCCCTGGCCGCCCCGCGCATGTCTCCGCCGCCAGCGGACTGGTGCGCGTGGGAGAGTGGCTGCACATCATCGCGGATGACTCGCTGCACCTGGCCACGTTCCCCCTGAGGGGTGATGCACCGGGGCACCTCTCGCGGTTGTTCGAGGGACTGCTTCCCGATGAGCCCCAGGCGCGCAAGGCGGCGAAGCCCGACCTGGAGGCGCTGTGCCTCCTTCCGCCCATGGCCGATGCACCGCATGGGGCCTTGCTCGCGCTGCCGTCGGGCTCTTCGCCCGCACGCATGCGAGGCGCGCTGCTCTCGCTGAACGCGGAGGGCGCGGTCGTGGGCGAGGCGCGGAGCGTGGATTGCTCGACGATGTATCAGCAGCTCTCGCGAGAGTTCGGCACGCTCAACATCGAGGGCGCCGCGGTGGTGGGCAACCGGCTGCGGCTGCTGCAGCGGGGCAACGGGGACGCGGGCATTGATGCGCTGGTGGACCTGGACCGCGAGCGAGCGCTGCGAGGAGTCGAGGTCGGCGCGCTGGGCCCCGAGGTGGTGCGGACGACGCGTCGCTGGGAGCTGGGTCGCGCGGGCGGCGTGCGGCTGTCCTTCACGGATGCGTCGCCGCTGCCGGATGGGCGCATGGTCTTCACCGCGACGGCCGAGGACACTCGCGACACCTACGCCGATGGCCCCATCAAGGGCTCCGCGGTGGGCCTGCTCGCGCCGGATGGAACGCCCCTGTTCCTGGATGGCGTGGACGCGAAGGTGAAGCTGGAGGGCGTGGACGCGCGCGTGGAAGGAGGCCGCGTGCACCTGCTGCTGGTGGCGGACGCGGATGACCCGACGGTGGCGGCGCCGCTGATGGAGGCGGTGCTGGACGTGGCGGCGTAGGGCTGAAGGGCCCTCGCGTCGTCAGTCGTGCTCGTGCGCGGCTTCCTCGGGACGACCCCCCACGGCCTCGAGCGAGGAGCGCGGCGCGGGACGGGCCCGGTCGAAGGCCACCTCGCGCTGCCCCACACCTTCCGCCGTGGTGTTGGCGATGCGCTTGCGTGCGCGGGCGATGTAGTCCTGCACCAGCGACGGGTCCGGGTGCGTCTTGAGCGTCTCCACCCAGGTCTCGATGGCCTTCTCGTGCTCGCCCGCGTCCGAGCGCAGCTTGCCCATCTCGAACAATGCGTGGGGCGCCAGCTCCGAGTCCGGGAAGCGGGTGCGCAGGTCCGCGAAGGCGCGCGAGGCATCCTGGCGCCGGCCCTCAATCATCGCGATGGCCTGGGCCTGGAGGAACAGGGAGTCGTCCACGAAGGCGCTGGTGGCGAAGCGCTCGACGAGGCGGCGCGTCTCCAGCTCGCACTGCTGATAGTCACCCAGCTCGAAGTAGAGCTTGGCCACTTGATAGTGCAGCTCCGCGCCCTGGGGCGGGTTGCGCTGGAGGGCCGCGGTGAACTGGTCGATGGCACCGCGCAGGTCCCGGTAGTGAACGCGCAGCAGCTCCGCGAGGATGATGCGCGCCTCGAGCGCCTCGGGGGACTCGGGGCATTGCTGGATGAGCTCGCGGTAGACGCCCACGGCCTCCTTCACCTTGCGCTGCTCCAGCCAGTAGACGTCGGCGGCGCCCTTCAAGGCGCGTGCGCGGAGGACGAGCGCCTCGGGGGTGCTGTCGTGCCGCAACATGTCGAAGGCCTTGCGGTACTCGACGAGGGCCTCATCGGGGCGCTTCTCGAAGGTGGCATCACGCGCGCGCTGGAGGTGGTCCACCGGC is part of the Myxococcus landrumus genome and encodes:
- a CDS encoding tetratricopeptide repeat protein, which produces MRALRLVVVGLALVAGGCRDKPVDHLQRARDATFEKRPDEALVEYRKAFDMLRHDSTPEALVLRARALKGAADVYWLEQRKVKEAVGVYRELIQQCPESPEALEARIILAELLRVHYRDLRGAIDQFTAALQRNPPQGAELHYQVAKLYFELGDYQQCELETRRLVERFATSAFVDDSLFLQAQAIAMIEGRRQDASRAFADLRTRFPDSELAPHALFEMGKLRSDAGEHEKAIETWVETLKTHPDPSLVQDYIARARKRIANTTAEGVGQREVAFDRARPAPRSSLEAVGGRPEEAAHEHD
- the mgtE gene encoding magnesium transporter; translated protein: MMDSPHSASLSMEELHEAWPVLSIDERLEGFRLLPSSVADDFFLGLSAREQAELILHLPNSERRTWVRLLPPDDLADLVQAVEPEQAEALLSQLDDASRREVNVLLAYAEDDAGGLMNPRFARVRPDMTIDEAIGYLRKQAREKVETVYYAYALDAEQRLQGVLSLRQLFQAASDKKVADVMQHDVITVSENTDQEVVSQLFTEHGFMALPVLDEQNRMKGIVTVDDIVDVVQEEATEDIQKVGGMEALEAPYFEVGFFGMLKKRIGWLLVLFLGQMLTATAMGSFENAIERAVVLSLFVPLIISSGGNSGSQASTLIIRALALGEMRLKDWWRVARREVLSGLVLGIVLGAVGLGRIMVWQSVSGAYGDHAFLLGCAVALSVVGVVTFGTLAGSMLPLVLRRFGFDPASASAPFVATLVDVSGVVIYFSVASMLLRGTLL
- a CDS encoding DUF6929 family protein, translating into MIRTTLRRTLTLASPESPGRPAHVSAASGLVRVGEWLHIIADDSLHLATFPLRGDAPGHLSRLFEGLLPDEPQARKAAKPDLEALCLLPPMADAPHGALLALPSGSSPARMRGALLSLNAEGAVVGEARSVDCSTMYQQLSREFGTLNIEGAAVVGNRLRLLQRGNGDAGIDALVDLDRERALRGVEVGALGPEVVRTTRRWELGRAGGVRLSFTDASPLPDGRMVFTATAEDTRDTYADGPIKGSAVGLLAPDGTPLFLDGVDAKVKLEGVDARVEGGRVHLLLVADADDPTVAAPLMEAVLDVAA